A single Pedobacter sp. PACM 27299 DNA region contains:
- the hemA gene encoding glutamyl-tRNA reductase — MEYLKIIAFTHKHIDLKALGKLVICEQTLDDRLRNIQSELDVKEIFYIGTCNRVEFVFTSAHHLDKAFITRFLTVLNMGLPEEYMDKFVENVVVYEQIAAFNHLLRTSCSLESLVVGEKEILAQVRKAYEACRVAGFTADYMRMIMNRVVKTAKEVYTHTNISKNPVSVVSLAYRKLRDLKIVSNSRLLIIGAGETNKNIAQYLKKHKYSNFSIFNRTIENAEVLAKELNGTAYPLSELENFSQGFDVIITCTGATEPIITKEIYTKLLNGETGKKIIVDLAIPNDTAPEVVAEFPIHFIEVESLKEIARKNIQERYDELVNAEHIIEENIKDFELVLRQRKIEIAMSSVPQKIKEIKHTAINGVFAEEISGLDENSRLVLEKVMNYMEKKCISIPMVMAKEILVKNS, encoded by the coding sequence TTGGAATATTTAAAAATCATTGCTTTTACGCATAAACATATTGACCTAAAAGCATTGGGTAAATTGGTGATATGTGAGCAGACATTAGACGACAGATTGAGGAACATTCAATCGGAGTTAGATGTTAAAGAAATATTCTACATCGGGACCTGCAACAGGGTTGAATTTGTGTTTACTTCTGCGCATCATCTGGACAAAGCTTTTATTACACGCTTCCTTACGGTATTGAATATGGGCTTGCCTGAAGAATACATGGATAAGTTTGTTGAAAACGTTGTGGTGTATGAACAAATAGCCGCTTTTAATCATTTATTACGTACTTCCTGCTCTTTAGAGAGTTTGGTCGTAGGAGAGAAAGAAATTCTTGCTCAGGTGCGGAAAGCTTATGAAGCTTGTCGCGTGGCAGGATTTACTGCGGATTATATGCGCATGATTATGAATAGGGTGGTGAAAACGGCGAAAGAAGTTTATACCCATACCAATATTTCTAAAAATCCGGTTTCAGTGGTATCTCTGGCTTATCGCAAATTGCGTGACCTGAAAATTGTCAGCAATTCAAGACTGCTAATTATCGGTGCGGGTGAGACCAATAAAAATATCGCTCAGTACCTTAAAAAACATAAATATTCCAACTTCTCGATTTTCAACAGAACAATTGAAAATGCAGAGGTATTGGCTAAAGAATTAAATGGGACAGCCTACCCGCTGTCTGAACTGGAAAACTTCAGCCAGGGATTTGATGTGATCATCACTTGTACAGGTGCTACTGAGCCCATCATCACAAAAGAAATCTATACAAAACTTCTAAATGGGGAAACTGGCAAAAAGATCATAGTCGATTTAGCTATTCCTAATGATACCGCTCCAGAAGTGGTCGCAGAATTCCCAATTCATTTTATAGAAGTCGAATCTCTGAAAGAGATTGCACGCAAAAATATTCAGGAACGTTATGATGAGCTGGTAAATGCCGAGCACATCATAGAAGAAAATATCAAGGACTTTGAATTGGTATTACGTCAGCGCAAGATAGAGATTGCAATGAGTAGTGTTCCTCAGAAAATCAAGGAAATTAAGCATACTGCTATCAATGGTGTCTTTGCCGAAGAGATCAGCGGTCTTGATGAAAACTCAAGATTGGTGTTGGAAAAAGTGATGAATTACATGGAAAAAAAATGTATCAGCATTCCAATGGTCATGGCAAAGGAGATATTGGTAAAGAATAGCTAG
- the hemC gene encoding hydroxymethylbilane synthase — protein sequence MKRLIIGTRGSDLALWQANFIKDRLAEIGAEAELKIIKTQGDKILNLRLDKLEGKGFFTKELEEELLGGTIDIAVHSHKDLPTTHPAGLTIAAVTEREDPSELLLILKDCVDIKQKLSLKTGAMVGTSSNRRKAQMLSLRADLNIEDLRGNVPTRIQKLRDEDYDAILLAKAGVNRLNIDLSEFHVEVVDTTELVPAPAQGALAIQIRENDHELAELLKKLNHQETIDAIGVERKVLNLFEGGCHMPLGCYCKKEDGMYEIWTSKAETDEHFPDRFFCREESLEGVAEKIVAKFSTDRKLPAKVFISREIGEHSYFRKALEKHNIEIEGRSLIRTFPIVTVLDPFYLKHLNWIFFSSRNSVEYFFALKPLLPKHVKFGVAGRGSEDSLRKAGYLADYVGEGGDIDEVAEIFAKLVAGQTVLFPRAQDSLQSIQKALTPDTKVVDLPIYETVIEEEVDQTYAEVLIFTSPSNVDAYFVENLLEPGQQVIAIGNSTGKKFDEMGVTYTQPYSPDEIGLAEAVFGIDIKQ from the coding sequence GTGAAAAGACTTATTATCGGTACGAGAGGTAGCGACCTGGCTTTATGGCAGGCCAATTTTATTAAGGATAGACTTGCAGAGATTGGTGCCGAAGCCGAACTAAAGATCATCAAAACTCAAGGAGACAAAATTCTAAACCTTAGGCTGGATAAGCTGGAAGGCAAAGGTTTTTTTACCAAAGAGCTGGAAGAAGAGCTTTTAGGTGGTACCATTGATATAGCCGTACACTCCCATAAAGATTTACCAACTACACACCCTGCTGGTTTAACCATTGCAGCGGTAACAGAGCGTGAGGATCCCTCAGAGCTGTTATTGATCCTGAAAGATTGTGTAGACATCAAGCAAAAACTCTCCCTGAAAACAGGAGCAATGGTGGGTACTTCTTCCAACAGACGTAAAGCGCAAATGCTTTCCCTTCGCGCTGACCTGAATATTGAAGATTTAAGAGGTAATGTGCCTACAAGGATTCAAAAGTTAAGAGATGAAGATTATGATGCAATTTTATTGGCGAAAGCTGGTGTAAATCGTCTAAATATCGACCTTTCAGAATTCCATGTAGAAGTAGTAGATACTACTGAATTAGTTCCAGCCCCTGCACAAGGCGCTTTAGCCATCCAGATCAGAGAAAATGATCATGAGCTGGCGGAATTATTGAAAAAACTAAACCATCAGGAAACGATCGATGCCATTGGTGTAGAACGTAAGGTGTTGAACCTTTTTGAAGGTGGCTGTCACATGCCTTTGGGATGTTACTGCAAAAAAGAAGATGGAATGTATGAAATCTGGACTTCCAAAGCGGAAACTGATGAACATTTCCCTGACCGTTTCTTTTGTCGCGAGGAAAGCCTGGAAGGTGTAGCCGAAAAGATTGTTGCTAAATTTAGTACTGATAGGAAATTACCTGCAAAGGTGTTTATCTCCAGAGAAATTGGTGAACATAGCTATTTTAGAAAAGCATTAGAAAAACATAATATTGAAATTGAAGGCAGATCATTGATCCGTACGTTCCCAATCGTAACCGTATTGGATCCTTTCTACCTGAAACACCTCAACTGGATTTTCTTTAGCAGCCGCAATAGCGTGGAATATTTCTTCGCATTGAAACCTTTATTGCCTAAACATGTGAAATTTGGCGTAGCAGGAAGAGGTTCTGAAGATTCATTGAGAAAAGCCGGATACCTGGCAGACTATGTAGGTGAAGGTGGTGATATTGATGAGGTAGCTGAGATTTTCGCCAAATTGGTAGCAGGACAAACTGTATTGTTCCCAAGAGCACAGGATTCATTACAGAGCATACAAAAAGCGTTAACACCGGATACGAAAGTGGTGGATCTGCCAATTTATGAGACTGTAATTGAAGAAGAGGTAGACCAGACGTATGCAGAGGTGCTGATCTTTACCAGCCCTTCTAATGTTGATGCTTATTTTGTAGAAAACTTATTAGAACCGGGACAGCAGGTTATTGCCATCGGAAATTCTACAGGAAAGAAATTTGATGAGATGGGCGTAACCTATACTCAGCCTTATTCTCCTGATGAGATCGGATTGGCAGAAGCAGTATTCGGAATAGATATAAAACAATAA
- the hemB gene encoding porphobilinogen synthase → MVHRPRRLRKNPLVREMVAETRLSKDMFIFPYFVVPGKNVVHPLGAMPGISHFSEDTLLKDVEKGLKLGVNKIMLFGVGDEKSEDAASAYHDHSLVPSAVRLLKKNFGEDLYVVTDVCVCSYTTHGHCGIMKDDYVQNDPTVEVIAKMGLAHAEAGADMLAPSDMMDGRISAMRHLLDGQGFVNTAIMSHATKFASAYYGPFREAADCAPSKGDRKAYQMDFRNGNEALREALLDESEGADVLMVKPALAYLDVMHNLKQHTDLPIACYNVSGEYSMVKAAAEKGWIDEQKVVMETMHAFARAGASIITTYHIRDMVEKNWL, encoded by the coding sequence ATGGTGCACCGTCCGCGTAGATTGAGAAAGAATCCTTTAGTGAGGGAAATGGTAGCTGAAACGAGGTTATCTAAAGACATGTTCATTTTTCCATACTTTGTAGTACCAGGAAAAAATGTAGTACATCCTTTAGGAGCAATGCCAGGCATCAGCCATTTTTCTGAAGATACTTTATTGAAGGATGTGGAAAAGGGATTAAAGCTAGGTGTAAACAAGATCATGCTTTTTGGTGTAGGTGATGAGAAATCTGAAGATGCCGCATCAGCATATCATGATCATTCACTGGTTCCTTCGGCAGTTCGCCTGTTAAAGAAAAACTTTGGAGAAGATTTGTACGTCGTAACTGATGTTTGCGTTTGTTCTTATACCACTCATGGTCATTGTGGGATTATGAAGGACGATTACGTTCAGAACGATCCTACAGTGGAAGTGATTGCTAAAATGGGATTGGCACATGCGGAAGCAGGTGCAGATATGCTGGCACCGTCAGATATGATGGATGGCAGGATCTCCGCAATGAGACATTTATTGGATGGACAGGGTTTTGTAAACACGGCAATCATGTCGCACGCTACAAAATTTGCTTCTGCTTATTACGGTCCTTTCCGTGAAGCGGCAGATTGTGCGCCTAGTAAAGGCGACAGAAAAGCTTATCAGATGGACTTTAGAAACGGTAACGAAGCGCTTAGAGAGGCTTTACTGGATGAAAGTGAAGGCGCAGATGTATTGATGGTGAAGCCAGCTTTGGCTTACCTGGATGTAATGCACAACCTGAAACAGCATACAGATTTGCCGATTGCTTGTTATAACGTGTCGGGAGAATACTCAATGGTGAAGGCGGCTGCGGAAAAAGGATGGATTGATGAGCAGAAAGTAGTGATGGAAACCATGCATGCCTTTGCGCGTGCAGGTGCAAGTATCATTACTACTTATCACATCAGGGATATGGTTGAAAAGAATTGGTTGTAA
- the hemL gene encoding glutamate-1-semialdehyde 2,1-aminomutase, which translates to MLESLKKMFSGNEGEMPVNTGSKPDISREKSAELYEKAKNYFPGGVNSPVRAFKSVYGTPLFIQKGDGCFVWDADGNQFIDFCGSWGPLILGHNNAKVREKVTEVMQSGMSFGAPTALENELAELIIKNNKFVEKIRFTSSGTEAVMSAIRLARGYTGKDKIIKFEGCYHGHTDSLLVKAGSGLVTFGETSSAGVPKSFAQETIVIPLNDTEAIKAAFEQFKDEVAAVIIEGIPANNGLLMQDAEYIKFLEQICKENKALLIFDEVITGFRIGFEGAAAYYGVKPDIVTYGKIIGGGLPVGMYGASAEIMGHISPDGGVYQAGTLSGNPVAMAAGIAQLTELLRSGFYKELNNKATEFAESIQRFATARNYKLKVFHVGSIFWMAFTDKDKIQSAEDIDPASMEKFKLMHRELLNRGIYLGPSGYEVGFVSAAHTKIELEKAKRAIFDSLDVVFRNK; encoded by the coding sequence ATGTTAGAATCTTTAAAAAAAATGTTTTCAGGAAATGAAGGCGAAATGCCAGTGAATACTGGTAGTAAACCTGATATTTCGAGAGAAAAATCGGCAGAACTGTATGAAAAAGCAAAAAACTATTTCCCTGGAGGGGTAAATTCTCCAGTGAGAGCTTTTAAATCAGTATATGGCACTCCTTTGTTTATTCAAAAAGGAGATGGCTGTTTCGTATGGGATGCCGATGGTAATCAATTTATAGATTTTTGCGGAAGCTGGGGTCCATTAATTTTGGGTCATAACAACGCTAAGGTGAGGGAAAAAGTAACGGAAGTGATGCAGAGTGGAATGAGCTTCGGCGCACCTACCGCATTGGAAAACGAGCTTGCAGAACTGATCATTAAAAACAACAAATTCGTAGAGAAAATCCGTTTCACAAGCTCAGGAACTGAAGCCGTTATGTCGGCGATCAGACTGGCACGTGGTTATACCGGAAAAGATAAAATCATCAAGTTTGAAGGCTGTTACCATGGTCATACCGATTCATTATTGGTAAAAGCAGGTTCAGGCCTCGTTACTTTCGGTGAAACTTCTTCTGCAGGTGTTCCTAAATCATTCGCTCAGGAAACGATTGTGATTCCTTTGAATGATACAGAAGCCATAAAAGCAGCTTTCGAGCAGTTTAAAGATGAGGTTGCTGCGGTAATTATTGAGGGTATTCCAGCAAATAACGGTTTGTTAATGCAGGATGCTGAATACATCAAATTCCTTGAGCAAATTTGTAAAGAAAATAAAGCATTATTGATTTTTGATGAGGTGATCACTGGATTCAGAATCGGTTTTGAAGGTGCTGCAGCCTATTATGGGGTGAAACCTGATATTGTTACTTATGGTAAGATTATCGGTGGTGGATTGCCAGTCGGTATGTATGGTGCTTCAGCAGAAATCATGGGTCATATTTCTCCGGATGGCGGCGTTTATCAGGCAGGTACTTTATCGGGAAATCCGGTAGCAATGGCTGCAGGTATCGCTCAATTAACGGAGTTATTGCGTTCAGGTTTTTACAAAGAGTTAAACAATAAGGCGACAGAATTTGCAGAGAGCATTCAGCGTTTTGCAACAGCCAGAAACTACAAGCTGAAAGTATTCCACGTAGGTTCTATCTTCTGGATGGCCTTTACAGATAAAGATAAAATCCAAAGCGCTGAGGATATCGATCCGGCAAGCATGGAGAAATTTAAACTGATGCACAGAGAGTTGTTGAACAGAGGCATTTACTTAGGTCCTTCAGGATATGAAGTAGGTTTTGTGTCTGCTGCACACACTAAAATTGAATTGGAGAAAGCGAAAAGAGCCATCTTCGACAGTCTTGATGTGGTTTTCAGAAATAAGTAA
- a CDS encoding sensor histidine kinase: protein MKKSIVIFYFMLLYSLVQLISWGALVVRLEPARMAMVMGEGSVFLFLLCVGAYFLHQSIKKEDRLREQQQNFLLSVTHELKSPLAAIKLSVQTIIKRDLDKARQTSLLNNSLKDIERLDDLVENMLLATKIENGSLSFPKEEFDFSELVTKVTDRLQIHSCGCEQVITLAITPGIKVVGDQFSLSSVVTNLIENAVKYSGPCAEIDVELTVKDGHPFLKVSDKGPGIPDQEKMLIFDKFYRVGNENVRKSKGTGLGLFIVKEVLQMHDADISVRDNVPHGAIFEITFS from the coding sequence TTGAAGAAATCAATTGTCATCTTTTATTTTATGTTACTGTACTCGTTGGTACAGTTGATCTCCTGGGGAGCATTGGTAGTAAGATTGGAGCCTGCCAGAATGGCTATGGTCATGGGAGAGGGATCTGTATTCCTTTTTTTACTGTGTGTAGGTGCCTACTTTTTACACCAGTCGATTAAAAAAGAAGACCGTTTAAGAGAACAGCAGCAGAACTTTTTACTTTCTGTAACGCATGAACTAAAATCGCCTTTGGCAGCCATTAAATTGTCTGTTCAAACGATCATCAAACGCGACCTTGATAAAGCCAGACAAACTTCGCTATTGAACAATTCCTTAAAGGACATTGAGCGTTTGGATGACCTGGTTGAAAATATGCTGTTGGCCACGAAAATAGAGAATGGCTCTTTATCTTTTCCGAAAGAAGAGTTTGATTTTTCAGAGCTGGTGACTAAGGTGACAGATCGCCTGCAGATCCACTCCTGTGGCTGCGAACAGGTAATTACTCTAGCAATCACACCAGGCATAAAGGTAGTTGGAGATCAGTTCTCTTTATCCTCTGTTGTGACGAATCTTATCGAGAATGCTGTCAAATATTCAGGTCCATGTGCGGAAATAGATGTCGAATTGACAGTGAAAGATGGACACCCCTTTTTAAAGGTTTCCGACAAGGGTCCAGGTATTCCAGATCAGGAAAAAATGTTGATTTTTGATAAATTTTATCGCGTTGGTAATGAGAATGTAAGAAAATCAAAAGGAACAGGATTAGGCCTGTTTATTGTTAAGGAAGTATTACAAATGCACGACGCTGATATTAGCGTTAGAGATAACGTACCGCATGGTGCTATTTTTGAAATTACATTTAGTTGA
- a CDS encoding response regulator transcription factor, whose amino-acid sequence MQQKLRILLVEDEDHLLDAIKLNLELEGYKVHAVKDGKTALKVFKEERFNLIILDVMLPEMDGFQVCETIRLENTEVPILFLTAKNTSEDRVMGLKKGADDYLVKPFNLEELILRVGILVKRSMKADDLKEINSYKIGDKTIYFNSFELKQDDGVIVPLTKKETMLLKLLIERKNEAVSREQILETVWNYDVYPSTRTIDNFILTFRKYFEPDQKNPVYFHSIRGVGYKFTDIH is encoded by the coding sequence ATGCAACAGAAATTAAGAATATTACTGGTCGAAGATGAAGACCACTTGTTAGATGCTATAAAATTGAACCTTGAACTGGAAGGTTATAAAGTTCATGCAGTAAAAGATGGTAAGACGGCTTTAAAAGTTTTTAAAGAAGAACGTTTTAACCTGATCATTCTGGATGTAATGCTTCCTGAAATGGATGGATTCCAGGTTTGTGAAACCATCAGATTAGAAAATACAGAAGTACCTATCCTTTTCCTTACGGCGAAAAATACAAGTGAAGACCGTGTAATGGGATTGAAAAAAGGTGCTGATGATTATCTGGTTAAACCTTTCAACCTGGAAGAACTGATTCTTAGAGTAGGTATTTTGGTGAAACGCAGCATGAAAGCTGATGACCTGAAAGAAATTAACTCTTATAAAATCGGTGATAAAACCATCTACTTCAACTCTTTTGAATTGAAACAGGATGACGGTGTAATTGTTCCTTTAACCAAGAAAGAAACTATGTTGCTGAAATTACTGATCGAGCGTAAGAACGAAGCAGTATCTCGTGAGCAGATTTTAGAGACAGTTTGGAACTATGATGTTTATCCTTCGACACGTACGATTGATAACTTTATCCTGACTTTCCGTAAGTATTTCGAACCAGATCAGAAAAACCCCGTTTATTTCCATTCGATCAGAGGCGTAGGTTATAAATTCACAGATATTCATTAA
- the hemE gene encoding uroporphyrinogen decarboxylase, with translation MNTLFLDAAFSKQTERPPVWMMRQAGRFMPEYWEIKNKYSFLEMCKTPEIAADVTMLPVDLLGIDAAILFSDILVTGEAMGGDLSFTQGVGPRFANPVRSAKDVDNLNVDCLGELQYVADAIKVIQQRLNGSIPLIGFAGAPFTVMSYLVEGGSSKDFKLTKLLMHNQPEIAHRLLAKIAKVTADYLNLQIAAGVNAIQIFDSWAMALSWNDYQEFSHRYIQEIIANLNRKDIPVISFCKGSSVFAPIMAQAKPDVISVDWNADLLNIKQSLPAGIAVQGNLDPFILYADKPVIKKTILQLFERMRGEKGFIFNLGHGIMPDIPFDNVKYAIEVVKEFRY, from the coding sequence ATGAACACGTTATTTTTAGATGCCGCATTTTCGAAGCAAACAGAACGTCCACCGGTATGGATGATGCGCCAGGCTGGCCGTTTTATGCCTGAGTACTGGGAAATCAAAAACAAATACTCTTTCCTGGAGATGTGCAAAACGCCAGAAATTGCAGCGGATGTAACGATGTTGCCAGTGGATTTACTGGGTATCGATGCTGCCATCCTTTTCTCGGATATTTTAGTAACCGGAGAAGCTATGGGCGGTGACCTGAGTTTTACTCAAGGTGTTGGGCCAAGATTCGCCAATCCTGTACGCTCTGCGAAAGATGTAGATAACTTAAATGTAGATTGCCTGGGCGAGCTGCAATATGTAGCAGATGCCATTAAAGTAATTCAGCAGCGTTTAAATGGCAGTATTCCATTAATCGGTTTCGCTGGTGCCCCATTTACAGTAATGAGCTATCTGGTTGAAGGCGGTTCTTCAAAAGATTTCAAACTGACCAAGCTGTTGATGCACAATCAACCAGAAATTGCACATCGTTTATTAGCGAAAATTGCTAAAGTAACTGCGGATTATTTAAACCTTCAGATTGCTGCTGGTGTAAACGCAATTCAGATTTTTGATAGCTGGGCGATGGCATTGTCATGGAACGATTATCAGGAGTTTTCTCACCGTTATATCCAGGAAATCATTGCAAATCTGAATAGAAAAGATATCCCTGTGATCTCTTTCTGTAAAGGCAGTTCTGTATTTGCACCGATCATGGCTCAGGCAAAACCTGATGTGATCTCTGTAGACTGGAACGCAGATTTATTAAACATTAAACAAAGCTTGCCTGCTGGTATCGCTGTTCAGGGTAACCTGGATCCGTTTATCTTATATGCAGACAAACCGGTCATCAAAAAAACAATTCTTCAGTTGTTTGAGCGTATGCGTGGTGAAAAAGGTTTTATCTTTAACCTTGGTCATGGTATCATGCCAGACATCCCATTCGATAACGTGAAATATGCAATCGAAGTAGTTAAAGAATTCAGATACTAA
- the hemJ gene encoding protoporphyrinogen oxidase HemJ: protein MEYYYYVLSVHIIFVVSWMAGLFYSVRLFIYHVEAETRPELERNILQREYERMEAKLWHIITTPAMVLTVAAGITMICLNPGLMSVGWFHVKLAFVVLLLIYHFICQRIMNQLKHGQCKISSFQLRLWNEVATVLLVAIVFTVVLKSAVNWIYGLIGLIIFSCVIMMAVKWYKSYRKKHDC from the coding sequence ATGGAATACTATTATTACGTACTCTCTGTGCACATCATCTTTGTGGTTAGCTGGATGGCGGGGTTGTTTTATAGTGTCCGCTTGTTTATCTACCATGTAGAGGCCGAAACCAGACCTGAACTGGAGCGCAATATCCTGCAAAGGGAATATGAGCGTATGGAAGCCAAGCTTTGGCACATCATTACCACACCAGCAATGGTACTCACTGTTGCCGCCGGAATAACGATGATCTGCCTTAATCCGGGTTTGATGTCTGTTGGCTGGTTCCATGTGAAGCTCGCCTTTGTAGTCCTTCTTTTAATTTATCATTTCATTTGTCAGCGGATCATGAATCAATTGAAACATGGCCAATGTAAAATCAGCTCCTTTCAGCTGCGTTTATGGAATGAAGTGGCCACAGTCCTGTTGGTTGCTATTGTTTTCACTGTAGTGCTTAAAAGTGCAGTAAATTGGATTTATGGACTGATTGGTCTGATCATTTTTTCTTGTGTCATCATGATGGCCGTTAAATGGTACAAATCTTACCGTAAAAAACACGACTGCTAA
- a CDS encoding RNA polymerase sigma factor: MILTQYTINELMEGCKAGKRKMQEALYQQTASKMLVVCMRYAKDRMEAEDVLQMGFIKIFQKIGEYRGDGAFEGWMRRVMVNTAIESYRKNLRMLNVVPIEDAYEQPGVGFDFSRLGMQDLLKVIQKLSDGYRMVFNMYIIEGYSHKEIAETLGISEGASKSQLSRARAILREEIIKMEGIDYASYAG, encoded by the coding sequence ATGATTTTGACGCAGTATACGATAAATGAACTCATGGAAGGCTGTAAAGCCGGAAAGCGAAAGATGCAGGAAGCGCTTTATCAGCAGACTGCTTCTAAAATGCTGGTCGTTTGCATGCGTTATGCGAAAGACCGGATGGAAGCGGAGGATGTTTTGCAAATGGGCTTTATCAAGATTTTTCAAAAGATTGGGGAGTATAGAGGAGATGGGGCTTTTGAAGGTTGGATGAGAAGGGTCATGGTGAACACTGCAATTGAGAGTTATAGAAAAAATTTAAGAATGCTGAATGTCGTACCAATTGAGGATGCCTATGAGCAACCAGGTGTGGGTTTCGATTTTAGCAGACTAGGAATGCAGGATTTATTGAAAGTCATACAAAAGCTTTCTGACGGTTATAGAATGGTGTTTAACATGTACATCATAGAAGGATATTCTCATAAGGAAATCGCTGAAACATTAGGGATTTCTGAAGGAGCAAGTAAATCGCAGTTGTCGAGAGCAAGGGCGATCCTAAGAGAGGAGATTATAAAAATGGAGGGTATAGATTATGCAAGCTATGCAGGATAA
- a CDS encoding outer membrane beta-barrel protein encodes MKKLVWTTLLVSGLAGVMAQSAFAQQDSVKKKSSFGIDNGLISIKINGKDSTSKAKASKGRFMGGITLTRLDIGFSRLVDNGSFSLSKENDFLDYTGGKTSTISFDVLQFGYRFDPHFKVYIAGGFDWTMIRLKQNITLKKNSPTLDYDQESIEFSKNRLSNSYVHIPLNFELRTKENSHGKRFYFVFGPEVAFLLNGKVKQISKEKGKEKFKDDYNFEPFRYGGTLRIGYGGLGIFTKYYFNDMFTTTAQKGLKNMAFGITLGLN; translated from the coding sequence ATGAAGAAATTAGTATGGACAACACTTTTGGTAAGCGGGCTTGCCGGTGTTATGGCGCAAAGCGCATTTGCACAACAGGATAGTGTGAAGAAGAAATCATCATTTGGTATAGACAATGGGCTGATCTCTATCAAAATCAACGGAAAAGACAGTACCAGCAAAGCGAAGGCCTCGAAAGGTCGCTTTATGGGAGGGATTACCCTTACTCGCCTGGATATTGGTTTCTCGAGATTGGTAGACAATGGCAGTTTCTCTTTATCAAAAGAAAATGACTTTCTGGATTATACCGGTGGAAAAACAAGCACGATTTCATTTGACGTATTGCAGTTTGGCTATCGCTTTGATCCTCATTTTAAAGTGTATATCGCCGGTGGTTTCGACTGGACGATGATTCGCCTGAAACAAAATATTACCCTGAAAAAGAACAGTCCGACTTTAGATTACGACCAGGAGTCTATAGAGTTCTCTAAAAACAGGTTGTCTAATAGCTATGTGCACATTCCTTTGAATTTTGAATTGCGTACAAAAGAAAATTCCCATGGTAAGCGTTTTTACTTTGTATTCGGACCAGAAGTAGCTTTCCTGTTAAATGGAAAAGTAAAACAGATCAGCAAAGAGAAAGGAAAAGAGAAGTTTAAGGATGACTATAATTTCGAGCCTTTCCGTTATGGTGGTACATTGCGCATCGGATATGGTGGCCTTGGTATCTTTACCAAGTATTATTTCAACGATATGTTTACAACCACAGCGCAAAAAGGACTTAAAAATATGGCATTTGGTATCACCCTAGGATTGAACTAA
- a CDS encoding ABC transporter ATP-binding protein: MKENIISVKNISKQYQQEQASGIHNISFDINKGDIIAIIGESGSGKSTLLKCIYGLLTIDEGEVRYQDEKVWGPDVLLIPGHKQMKMVTQDFSLNIYAKVYDNIASMMANTDVNHKHQKTMEMMVHLHIDHLKDKKITELSGGEQQRVAIAKALVTNTSVLLLDEPFSQVDALLKNQLRADIKRIAAETGVTVIMVSHDPADGLFLADELLIMKDGHLLERGKPEDIYQHPKHIYTARMLGNAVVLNPEEAKKLGLELKDGHAVFYPEWVELNNSWNSRRFEVKDVYYKGFYEELLLERNGVKIRAIQLNRGVHKKNDHVQANIGRFLSL; this comes from the coding sequence GTGAAGGAAAACATCATCAGCGTTAAGAACATCAGCAAACAGTATCAGCAGGAACAGGCTTCTGGAATTCATAATATTAGTTTCGATATTAATAAAGGAGATATTATTGCCATTATCGGCGAAAGTGGTAGTGGTAAATCGACCCTGCTGAAATGTATTTATGGTTTATTAACCATTGATGAAGGTGAAGTTCGCTACCAGGATGAAAAGGTATGGGGACCAGATGTGTTGCTGATTCCAGGGCATAAGCAAATGAAAATGGTGACTCAGGATTTTTCATTGAACATCTATGCGAAAGTTTATGACAATATCGCTTCCATGATGGCCAATACAGATGTAAATCACAAACATCAAAAAACGATGGAAATGATGGTTCACTTGCATATTGATCACCTGAAAGATAAAAAGATTACAGAATTAAGTGGTGGAGAGCAGCAAAGGGTGGCAATTGCTAAAGCTTTGGTTACAAATACTTCCGTTTTACTACTGGATGAGCCTTTTAGTCAGGTGGACGCATTGCTTAAAAATCAGCTTCGTGCAGATATTAAAAGGATTGCTGCGGAGACAGGCGTGACCGTGATTATGGTTTCTCATGACCCTGCAGACGGATTGTTCCTTGCCGACGAGTTGTTGATCATGAAAGATGGTCATTTGCTGGAACGTGGTAAACCAGAAGATATTTATCAGCATCCTAAACATATATACACCGCTAGAATGTTAGGTAATGCCGTGGTACTAAATCCGGAAGAAGCGAAAAAACTAGGATTGGAGCTGAAGGACGGACATGCCGTGTTTTATCCGGAATGGGTGGAGCTGAACAATTCCTGGAACAGCAGACGTTTTGAAGTGAAAGACGTGTATTATAAAGGATTTTATGAGGAGTTGCTGCTAGAAAGAAATGGCGTGAAAATCAGAGCCATCCAATTGAATAGGGGAGTACATAAAAAAAACGACCACGTTCAGGCGAACATTGGTCGCTTCTTGTCATTATAA